One stretch of Plodia interpunctella isolate USDA-ARS_2022_Savannah chromosome 10, ilPloInte3.2, whole genome shotgun sequence DNA includes these proteins:
- the LOC128673119 gene encoding uncharacterized protein LOC128673119, with translation MSQLRLVITLIAIIASCNASGIGHLVPAVRSFPIVRYAPFYNFPGVRSVHAIAPAPILPAPAPVPIVPGPPIAAPAPVFPAPAPVLSAPTPLFSPAIPRFAPVNPSFPAPLATAFSAPLAPAFSAPVPAFPAPVAPAFPTPIIRTVPALPAVPFSPILKPVAPAPVLPAPFAVARAVPFGISPYAAPLFRPHLAPAPLAPAPIFKQLAWK, from the exons ATGTCACAGCTTagatta GTTATCACCTTAATTGCCATCATAGCTAGCTGCAACGCTAGCGGGATCGGCCACTTAGTTCCAGCAGTCCGATCATTTCCCATCGTTCGATATGCTCCGTTCTACAATTTCCCTGGTGTGCGGTCCGTACACGCGATTGCTCCAGCTCCAATACTGCCTGCTCCAGCACCTGTTCCAATTGTGCCAGGACCACCAATAGCAGCCCCTGCCCCCGTCTTCCCAGCACCTGCTCCAGTTTTATCCGCTCCGACTCCATTATTTTCTCCAGCAATACCAAGATTCGCTCCTGTAAATCCATCCTTTCCTGCTCCGTTAGCTACAGCATTTTCTGCTCCGTTAGCTCCAGCGTTTTCTGCTCCAGTCCCAGCATTTCCCGCACCTGTAGCGCCTGCATTTCCAACACCCATAATCCGCACTGTACCTGCTCTGCCAGCTGTACCATTCTCTCCTATCCTAAAGCCTGTTGCACCAGCGCCGGTATTACCAGCCCCATTTGCTGTGGCTAGAGCAGTACCATTCGGTATATCCCCGTACGCCGCTCCCCTCTTTCGACCGCATTTAGCTCCTGCACCTTTAGCTCCAGCacctatatttaaacaattagCATGGAAATGA
- the LOC128673128 gene encoding cuticle protein 16.5-like, with protein MMKIIVVLAALVAISAAKPQVLAPVVAAPAPIVTATSSQYYHRINNGLAAYVAAPAAYVAPASPYVAAAAPAAPYIAAAAPYLAAPAAVAL; from the exons ATGATGAAAATT attGTTGTCCTCGCTGCCCTCGTGGCCATCTCTGCTGCCAAGCCCCAAGTCCTGGCCCCAGTGGTAGCCGCCCCAGCGCCCATTGTCACCGCCACCAGTTCACAATACTACCACCGCATCAACAACGGCCTGGCTGCGTACGTCGCGGCGCCCGCTGCTTACGTGGCCCCTGCCTCCCCGTATGTTGCTGCCGCCGCCCCTGCTGCCCCATACATCGCCGCTGCCGCACCATACCTTGCCGCCCCCGCCGCTGTCGCCTTGTAA
- the LOC128673114 gene encoding uncharacterized protein LOC128673114 — MKTDYTMIRTVLALSVLCTVAQCSVEHGNAVLPVTAVQEGPVLAASSQYFERTFNRLVLPPPALEPVIPVAPSPPVIVQPGPSAAVPVVPVHPTLPAPVQPNVAIAVATAHAAAPVATILLPPYPFGPPPTIGFIPPQPPIIVPEDDRKESTTQPTTKTKMQTTPRDTESTTPLPAPSDNSFAQALPSNENVNFRQYYAPPETAVLPLTPPKPKPQKLKTSVEIVPVPLQYIAPPPLVQHAPLKAVKHVHTFVPSKIIIRPVSAPLIIRTVRRPVRVIRRKVPLTARISSPQNRRPTPRDVEPTTFSPFIRPSTKPPRV, encoded by the exons ATGAAAACAGACTATACCATGATACGGACG gttcTCGCGTTGTCAGTCCTGTGTACCGTGGCGCAATGTTCAGTCGAACATGGAAATGCAGTGTTGCCAGTAACGGCGGTGCAGGAAGGACCGGTACTAGCCGCCAGCTCCCAATACTTTGAGAGGACATTCAATCGTTTAGTACTACCACCTCCAGCACTAGAACCTGTGATTCCAGTAGCACCTTCACCTCCAGTGATCGTCCAACCGGGTCCCAGTGCAGCTGTGCCTGTTGTACCAGTCCACCCTACTTTACCAGCTCCGGTGCAACCAAATGTAGCAATAGCAGTAGCGACTGCTCATGCAGCGGCTCCAGTCGCCACTATTCTACTTCCTCCATATCCCTTTGGCCCACCGCCGACAATAGGTTTCATACCACCTCAGCCACCAATAATTGTGCCCGAAGACGATCGAAAAGAATCTACAACTCAACCtacaactaaaactaaaatgcAAACAACGCCAAGAGATACAGAATCGACCACTCCTCTGCCAGCGCCGTCAGATAACAGCTTCGCGCAAGCTCTTCCTTCAAAcgaaaatgttaatttcaGACAATATTACGCACCACCGGAAACTGCTGTCTTGCCACTGACTCCACCTAAACCGAAACCTCAGAAGCTGAAGACGTCAGTAGAAATAGTGCCAGTGCCGTTACAATACATTGCTCCTCCGCCCTTAGTCCAGCATGCACCGTTGAAAGCAGTTAAACATGTACATACTTTCGTCCCATCGAAGATTATTATCAGACCTGTATCTGCTCCCTTAATAATAAGAACCGTCAGGAGGCCTGTACGTGTAATAAGGCGAAAAGTACCCCTTACAGCCAGAATTAGCAGTCCCCAAAATCGTAGACCTACCCCTAGAGATGTTGAACCTACAACATTCAGCCCTTTCATAAGGCCTAGTACTAAGCCACCGagagtataa